A part of Amycolatopsis lurida genomic DNA contains:
- a CDS encoding DUF3224 domain-containing protein: MNTFAMKNWEEAVVSGTDDGPRVAHAHATFAYSGLIEGGSVIDYLLYYAGEGYDGGDTTSPGLERIEGYVDGREGSFVIKHDSGFDAKGFTSTFEIVKGSGTGELAGITGTGTTAGVLGEPTMSYTLDYSL; encoded by the coding sequence ATGAACACGTTCGCCATGAAGAACTGGGAAGAAGCCGTCGTCAGCGGCACCGACGACGGCCCGCGGGTGGCCCACGCGCACGCCACGTTCGCCTACAGCGGGCTGATCGAAGGCGGATCCGTGATCGACTACCTGCTGTACTACGCGGGTGAGGGCTACGACGGCGGTGACACGACCTCTCCCGGTCTCGAACGGATCGAGGGCTATGTGGACGGACGCGAAGGAAGCTTCGTGATCAAGCACGACTCCGGGTTCGACGCGAAGGGCTTCACCTCGACGTTCGAGATCGTCAAAGGATCCGGAACGGGTGAACTCGCCGGGATCACCGGCACCGGCACCACGGCCGGCGTCCTCGGCGAGCCGACGATGTCGTACACACTCGATTACTCGCTCTGA
- the nirD gene encoding nitrite reductase small subunit NirD: MTTSIERTWTAVCAAGAVPEWSGVAALLEGGVQVAIFRLPGDRWHALSNVDPVSGAAVLSRGIVGDAGGVPVVASPVYKERFDLRTGECLDAEGVSVPAYRVRVTEGVVEVEFSP, from the coding sequence GTGACGACCTCGATCGAGCGCACCTGGACCGCCGTCTGCGCGGCGGGCGCGGTCCCCGAATGGTCCGGCGTCGCCGCCCTGCTCGAGGGCGGCGTGCAGGTGGCGATCTTCCGGCTGCCCGGTGATCGGTGGCACGCACTGTCCAATGTGGATCCGGTCAGCGGCGCGGCGGTGCTTTCGCGAGGGATCGTCGGTGACGCGGGCGGCGTCCCCGTGGTGGCGTCGCCGGTGTACAAGGAACGGTTCGATCTGCGGACCGGTGAATGTCTCGACGCCGAAGGTGTCTCGGTCCCGGCCTATCGGGTGCGGGTCACCGAGGGTGTCGTGGAGGTGGAATTCTCACCGTGA
- a CDS encoding DNA glycosylase AlkZ-like family protein: protein MLEVDREQVLAYRIAAHGLHREEKDPAAAAVFDLGLQDSVRDTALLGLAARIDGEIRPAVWDDDRFVLAWTHRGAPHFHRRTELDAIRAALVPLDEKDAMARILWQRKQVEDAGMSATDALFTAAKAIREVVTGAQTKGTVSGAVTKLIPDGLSYACRGCGVVHIYEQLMRVASIHAGVRLEAGATPATLAPLEGRGRIKTSPNVKAATRVIEDYLRINGPATPGDAAAYAGTTRAGVDAMWPDGLAEIRVDGRTAYLPEDRVPLLEKPPEPDVVRLLPPLDPFVQARDRAVLVPDKARQKEVWKILGSPGALLADGEIAGVWRAKASGRKRLDFTVTPFEVLRPAVRKAAEAEAARVAAAREFPDHRVTFS from the coding sequence GTGCTCGAGGTCGATCGCGAGCAGGTGCTGGCGTACCGGATCGCGGCCCACGGACTGCACCGTGAGGAGAAGGATCCGGCCGCGGCGGCCGTGTTCGACCTCGGGCTGCAGGATTCCGTGCGCGACACCGCCCTGCTGGGCCTCGCCGCCCGGATCGACGGTGAGATCAGGCCCGCGGTCTGGGACGACGATCGGTTCGTGCTCGCGTGGACCCATCGTGGCGCGCCGCATTTCCACCGGCGCACGGAACTGGACGCGATCCGGGCCGCACTCGTGCCGCTCGACGAGAAGGACGCGATGGCCCGGATCCTCTGGCAACGCAAACAGGTCGAGGACGCGGGCATGTCCGCGACGGACGCGCTGTTCACCGCGGCGAAAGCGATCCGCGAAGTCGTCACCGGCGCGCAGACCAAGGGGACGGTGAGCGGCGCCGTCACGAAACTGATCCCCGACGGGCTGTCGTACGCCTGCCGCGGCTGCGGTGTCGTGCACATCTACGAGCAGTTGATGCGGGTCGCGTCGATCCACGCCGGGGTCCGGCTGGAAGCGGGCGCGACGCCGGCGACGTTGGCACCGCTGGAAGGCCGCGGCCGCATCAAGACGTCGCCGAACGTCAAGGCGGCCACTCGCGTCATCGAGGATTACCTGCGGATCAACGGCCCCGCCACACCTGGTGACGCCGCCGCCTACGCCGGGACGACCCGCGCCGGCGTCGATGCGATGTGGCCGGACGGCCTGGCCGAGATCCGGGTCGACGGCAGGACGGCCTATCTGCCGGAAGACCGCGTGCCGCTGCTGGAGAAACCACCGGAGCCGGACGTGGTCCGCCTGCTGCCACCGCTGGACCCGTTCGTCCAGGCACGCGACCGCGCCGTGCTGGTACCGGACAAGGCCCGGCAGAAGGAGGTCTGGAAGATCCTCGGCAGTCCCGGCGCGCTGCTGGCCGACGGTGAGATCGCCGGTGTGTGGCGGGCCAAGGCGAGCGGCAGGAAACGGCTCGACTTCACCGTGACCCCGTTCGAGGTCCTCCGCCCGGCCGTGCGGAAAGCCGCCGAAGCGGAAGCGGCCCGCGTCGCCGCCGCCCGGGAGTTCCCAGACCACCGCGTCACCTTCTCCTGA
- a CDS encoding nitrate/nitrite transporter, translating to MHARGKRWIEHWDPENERFWEETGKKVARRNLWFSILAEHIGFSVWTLWSVMVLFMGPQYGFSAADKFLLVSTPTLIGALMRPLYTFAVARFGGRNWTIVSAMLLLAPTILAAIAMEPGTSLGTFLLIAALGGVGGGNFASSMTNINAFYPEKHKGWALGLNAGGGNLGVAAIQLIGLLVIGTVGATAPRVVLYIYIPLIVVAATCAYFFMDNLASMKGDTKAMREVVKDPHTWVMSFLYVGTFGSFIGYSFAFGLVLQNQFGRTPLQAAAVTFLGPLLGSFSRPTGGWLADRIGGGKITFVTFVGMAAATVVLILASTSNSLALFTVAFIVLFVLTGIGNGSTYKMIPAIFRAKAKVAISEGADETLEMLKARKLSGALIGLAGAIGALGGLFINLAFRHSFADTKSGVPAFVAFLVFYGLCFAVTWAVYLRKQQSEVASTRGLALAGAEV from the coding sequence ATGCACGCTCGTGGAAAGCGCTGGATCGAGCACTGGGATCCGGAGAACGAGCGGTTCTGGGAGGAGACCGGGAAGAAGGTCGCCCGGCGGAACCTCTGGTTCTCCATCCTGGCCGAGCACATCGGCTTCTCCGTCTGGACACTGTGGTCGGTCATGGTCCTGTTCATGGGGCCGCAGTACGGGTTCTCGGCCGCCGACAAGTTCCTGCTGGTCTCGACGCCGACTCTGATCGGCGCGTTGATGCGGCCGCTGTACACCTTCGCGGTGGCACGGTTCGGTGGCCGGAACTGGACGATCGTCAGCGCGATGCTGTTGCTGGCGCCCACGATCCTGGCGGCGATCGCGATGGAGCCGGGTACCTCGCTCGGCACGTTCCTGCTGATCGCCGCGCTCGGCGGGGTCGGCGGCGGGAACTTCGCGTCGTCGATGACCAACATCAACGCCTTCTACCCCGAGAAGCACAAGGGCTGGGCGCTCGGGCTCAACGCGGGCGGCGGGAACCTCGGGGTGGCGGCGATCCAGCTGATCGGCCTGCTGGTCATCGGCACCGTCGGCGCGACCGCGCCGCGGGTGGTCCTCTACATCTACATCCCGCTGATCGTGGTCGCCGCGACCTGCGCGTACTTCTTCATGGACAACCTCGCCTCGATGAAGGGCGACACCAAGGCGATGCGCGAGGTCGTCAAGGACCCGCACACCTGGGTGATGTCGTTCCTCTACGTCGGCACGTTCGGTTCGTTCATCGGGTACAGCTTCGCCTTCGGCCTGGTGCTGCAGAACCAGTTCGGTCGCACGCCGTTGCAGGCGGCCGCGGTGACGTTCCTCGGGCCGCTGCTCGGTTCGTTCTCACGGCCGACGGGCGGCTGGCTGGCCGACCGCATCGGAGGCGGAAAGATCACCTTCGTGACGTTCGTCGGCATGGCCGCGGCGACCGTGGTGCTGATCCTCGCGTCGACGTCGAACTCGCTGGCGCTGTTCACCGTCGCGTTCATCGTGCTGTTCGTGCTCACCGGTATCGGCAACGGCTCGACGTACAAGATGATCCCGGCGATCTTCCGCGCCAAGGCGAAGGTCGCGATCAGCGAGGGCGCGGACGAGACGCTGGAGATGCTCAAGGCCCGCAAGCTCTCCGGGGCTTTGATCGGGCTGGCCGGAGCGATCGGCGCGCTCGGGGGCCTCTTCATCAACCTGGCCTTCCGTCATTCGTTCGCGGACACGAAGAGCGGGGTGCCGGCGTTCGTCGCCTTCCTCGTCTTCTACGGCCTGTGCTTCGCCGTCACCTGGGCGGTGTACCTGCGCAAACAGCAGTCGGAAGTGGCGAGCACCCGAGGTCTGGCGCTCGCCGGGGCGGAGGTCTGA
- a CDS encoding uroporphyrinogen-III synthase encodes MADLDGITIGITAERRADDFIGALTRHGATVLHAPTIRIVPLPDDTELRAATDAVLAGPVGFTAVTTGAGFRGWLSAAEGWGLREPLLERLAASRIFVRGPKAAGAVRGEGLREEFSAPEESNAELFEGLRDAGVRGARVAVQLHGTLLPELTGSLRDAGADVVQAQPYRWLSPADVAPVHELVESVIAGRVHALAFTSAPAAANLLTLAGSRREELLAALRGPVLCACVGPVTAAPLEAAGVPTVQPERQRLGALVKLLVAELRIRPS; translated from the coding sequence ATGGCTGACCTGGACGGAATCACGATCGGGATCACCGCGGAGCGGCGGGCCGACGACTTCATCGGCGCGCTGACGCGGCACGGCGCGACCGTCCTGCACGCGCCCACCATCCGGATCGTCCCGCTGCCCGACGACACCGAGCTACGGGCGGCGACGGATGCCGTGCTGGCCGGACCGGTCGGCTTCACCGCGGTCACCACCGGCGCCGGATTCCGCGGCTGGCTTTCGGCGGCCGAAGGCTGGGGACTGCGTGAACCGTTGCTGGAGCGGCTGGCCGCGTCACGGATCTTCGTGCGTGGACCGAAAGCCGCGGGCGCGGTGCGCGGCGAGGGGCTGCGCGAGGAATTCTCGGCGCCCGAGGAGAGCAACGCGGAACTGTTCGAAGGCTTGCGCGACGCAGGGGTTCGCGGAGCACGGGTCGCCGTCCAATTGCACGGAACCCTGCTGCCCGAACTCACCGGGTCGCTGCGTGACGCGGGCGCGGACGTCGTCCAGGCACAACCGTATCGCTGGCTTTCGCCCGCCGACGTCGCACCTGTGCACGAACTCGTCGAAAGCGTGATCGCCGGACGCGTGCACGCGTTGGCCTTCACCTCCGCTCCGGCGGCCGCGAACCTGCTGACGCTGGCGGGGTCGCGGCGCGAGGAACTTCTTGCCGCACTGCGAGGTCCGGTTTTGTGCGCGTGCGTCGGACCGGTGACCGCGGCGCCGCTGGAAGCCGCCGGGGTGCCGACCGTGCAGCCCGAACGTCAGCGGCTCGGCGCGTTGGTCAAACTTCTCGTCGCGGAGCTGCGCATTCGGCCGTCTTGA
- the nirB gene encoding nitrite reductase large subunit NirB, which produces MRKLVVVGHGMVAHRLVEAVRAEDKTGEWQVVVLAEEARPAYDRVALTSYVDTWDPASLALEGADYADDPLVELRLGDAVVSVDRDREVVVTEAGYEQPYDALVLATGSRPFVPPVPGHDLPGCFVYRTIEDLDAIREAAQRPGRGRRSAVVIGGGLLGLEAAKALRDMGLSPHVVEMAPRLMPLQVDEGGGGLLRRLITDLDVTVHTGTSTDAIEPDGERYLAKLGNGTELDVDLVVFSAGIRPRDDLARSSGLEVGARGGILVDDTCRTSDPAVYAIGECAAVDGKVYGIVAPGYAMAEIVAARLTGGEGTFPEPDMSTKLKLMGVDVASFGDAHAATEGALEVAFNDAVAGTYKKLVVSDDSKTLLGGVLVGDASEFNTLRAMVGRPLPAEPGAILAPAGGGAAVGVDALPDAAQICSCNAVSKGAITHAITEEGCDSVAKIKGCTRAGTACGSCVPLLGKLLTACGVEQSKALCEHFPQSRAELFQILQATRITTFSEMIDRYGTGTGCAICKPAIASILATLGNGHILAGEQATLQDTNDKFLANLQRNGTYSVVPRIPGGEITPEKLMVIAQVAMDLGLYTKITGGQRIDLFGATVDQLPLIWRRLVDAGFESGHAYGKSLRTVKSCVGSTWCRYGVQDSVGLAIELELRYRGLRSPHKLKSAVSGCARECAEARSKDFGIIATDKGWNLYVGGNGGATPRHADLLVSEVDTETLIRTIDRFLMFYVRTADRLQRTAPWVEEMEGGLDHLRAVIVDDKLGICEDLDAAMAKHVGDYADEWRGVLEDPEKLAKFTSFVNAPGTPDPTISFRTERDQKVPVLLGIPEVKQ; this is translated from the coding sequence ATGCGGAAACTCGTCGTCGTCGGACATGGCATGGTCGCGCACCGGCTCGTGGAAGCGGTGCGCGCGGAGGACAAGACCGGTGAGTGGCAGGTCGTGGTGCTCGCCGAGGAGGCGCGGCCCGCGTACGACCGCGTCGCCCTGACATCCTATGTGGACACCTGGGATCCCGCGTCCCTCGCGTTGGAAGGCGCTGACTACGCGGACGATCCGCTGGTCGAGCTGCGGCTCGGTGACGCGGTGGTTTCGGTGGATCGGGACCGCGAGGTCGTCGTCACCGAAGCCGGATACGAGCAGCCGTACGACGCGCTCGTCCTCGCGACCGGTTCGCGGCCGTTCGTCCCGCCGGTGCCGGGCCATGATCTTCCCGGCTGTTTCGTCTACCGGACGATCGAGGACCTCGACGCCATCCGGGAAGCCGCTCAGCGGCCCGGGCGCGGACGGCGTTCGGCGGTCGTCATCGGTGGCGGGCTTCTGGGGTTGGAAGCCGCGAAGGCGTTGCGGGACATGGGTCTTTCGCCGCACGTGGTCGAGATGGCGCCGCGGCTGATGCCGCTGCAGGTCGACGAGGGCGGCGGCGGCCTGCTCCGGCGGCTGATCACCGATCTCGACGTGACCGTCCACACGGGAACGTCGACCGACGCCATCGAGCCGGACGGCGAACGCTACCTCGCGAAGCTCGGCAACGGCACGGAACTCGACGTCGACCTGGTCGTGTTCTCCGCCGGTATCCGGCCGCGTGACGATCTGGCGCGTTCATCCGGCCTGGAAGTCGGTGCGCGGGGCGGGATCCTGGTCGACGACACCTGCCGGACGTCCGATCCGGCGGTGTACGCGATCGGTGAATGCGCGGCCGTGGACGGCAAGGTGTACGGCATCGTGGCGCCCGGGTACGCGATGGCGGAGATCGTGGCGGCGCGGCTGACCGGTGGCGAGGGCACGTTCCCCGAGCCGGACATGTCGACGAAGCTCAAGCTCATGGGCGTCGACGTCGCCAGCTTCGGCGACGCGCACGCGGCGACCGAGGGCGCGCTGGAGGTCGCGTTCAACGACGCCGTCGCGGGGACCTACAAGAAGCTCGTCGTGTCGGACGACTCGAAGACGTTGCTCGGCGGGGTGCTGGTCGGCGACGCGAGCGAGTTCAACACGCTGCGCGCGATGGTCGGCAGGCCGCTGCCCGCCGAACCCGGCGCGATCCTCGCCCCGGCCGGTGGCGGGGCGGCGGTCGGGGTCGACGCGCTGCCCGACGCCGCGCAGATCTGTTCCTGCAACGCGGTGTCCAAGGGTGCGATCACGCACGCGATCACCGAAGAGGGCTGCGATTCGGTCGCCAAGATCAAGGGCTGCACCCGGGCCGGCACGGCCTGCGGATCGTGTGTCCCGTTGCTGGGCAAGCTGCTGACGGCTTGCGGCGTCGAGCAATCGAAGGCGCTGTGCGAGCACTTCCCGCAGTCGCGCGCGGAGCTGTTCCAGATCCTCCAGGCCACGCGGATCACCACGTTCAGCGAGATGATCGACCGCTACGGCACCGGAACCGGCTGCGCGATCTGCAAACCGGCGATCGCGTCCATCCTGGCCACGCTGGGCAACGGGCACATCCTCGCCGGCGAGCAGGCGACGTTGCAGGACACCAACGACAAATTCCTCGCGAACCTGCAGCGCAACGGGACCTACTCGGTCGTCCCGCGGATCCCCGGCGGCGAGATCACGCCGGAGAAGCTCATGGTCATCGCGCAGGTGGCGATGGATTTAGGGCTGTACACCAAGATCACCGGTGGACAGCGGATCGACCTGTTCGGCGCCACCGTCGACCAGCTCCCGCTGATCTGGCGGCGGCTCGTCGACGCCGGGTTCGAGTCGGGGCACGCCTACGGGAAGTCGTTGCGCACGGTGAAGTCGTGCGTCGGTTCGACCTGGTGCCGCTACGGCGTGCAGGACAGCGTCGGGTTGGCGATCGAGCTGGAGCTGCGCTACCGCGGCCTGCGCTCGCCGCACAAGCTGAAGTCCGCCGTTTCGGGCTGTGCCCGGGAATGCGCCGAGGCGCGGAGCAAGGACTTCGGCATCATCGCCACCGACAAGGGCTGGAACCTCTACGTCGGCGGTAACGGCGGCGCGACCCCGCGGCACGCGGATCTGCTGGTGTCCGAAGTGGACACCGAGACGCTGATCCGGACGATCGACCGGTTCCTGATGTTCTACGTCCGCACGGCCGACCGCCTGCAGCGCACCGCGCCGTGGGTGGAGGAGATGGAAGGCGGTCTCGATCACCTGCGCGCGGTGATCGTCGACGACAAGCTCGGCATCTGCGAGGACCTCGACGCGGCGATGGCCAAGCACGTCGGTGACTACGCCGACGAGTGGCGCGGCGTGCTGGAAGACCCGGAGAAGCTGGCGAAGTTCACCTCGTTCGTCAACGCGCCGGGCACGCCGGATCCGACGATCTCGTTCCGCACCGAACGCGACCAGAAGGTGCCCGTGCTGCTGGGCATCCCGGAGGTGAAACAGTGA
- a CDS encoding helix-turn-helix transcriptional regulator, translating into MRASRLLSVLLLLQNRGRMTAEELATELEVSVRTVYRDVEALSAAGVPVYADRGRTGGYQLVDGYRTRLTGLTEEEAQSLSLAGLPGAASELGLGTVLAAAQLKLHAAMPAELRAGASRISERFYLDVPGWHRGIESLPRLSELADAVWHARRVKVRYERWGQRKVDRVLDPLGLILKAGNWYLAARCDGSDRTYRVSRIEELEDLGETFERPSDFDLARYWQEWSEQFEKRMYSRVAVVRLNEFARILVPFYLGAVGARALRETDAEPDEDGWLTMKLPVEPGEPAVGELLRFGGNLEVLAPPELRERLAEEIGKMGARYG; encoded by the coding sequence ATGCGCGCCAGCAGACTCCTGTCGGTCCTTCTCCTGCTGCAGAACCGCGGCCGGATGACGGCCGAGGAACTCGCGACCGAGCTGGAGGTGTCGGTCCGGACGGTCTACCGCGACGTCGAGGCGCTGTCCGCGGCCGGCGTGCCGGTGTACGCCGATCGCGGGCGCACGGGTGGATATCAGCTGGTCGACGGCTATCGCACGCGCCTGACCGGGCTGACCGAGGAAGAGGCGCAATCGCTTTCGCTGGCGGGCCTGCCGGGGGCGGCCAGTGAGCTCGGGCTAGGCACGGTCCTCGCCGCCGCTCAGCTCAAACTGCACGCGGCCATGCCCGCGGAACTGCGTGCCGGGGCGAGCAGGATCTCCGAACGGTTCTATCTGGACGTCCCCGGCTGGCATCGCGGGATCGAAAGCCTGCCGCGGCTGTCCGAACTGGCCGACGCGGTCTGGCACGCGCGGCGGGTCAAGGTCCGGTACGAGCGCTGGGGACAGCGGAAGGTCGATCGCGTCCTCGACCCGCTCGGCCTGATCCTCAAGGCCGGGAACTGGTACCTCGCGGCGCGGTGCGACGGCAGCGACCGGACCTATCGAGTCTCCCGGATCGAAGAGCTCGAAGATCTCGGCGAGACCTTCGAGCGGCCGTCCGACTTCGACCTCGCGCGCTACTGGCAGGAATGGTCGGAGCAGTTCGAAAAGCGGATGTACTCGCGAGTGGCGGTGGTCCGGCTGAACGAGTTCGCCCGCATACTGGTGCCGTTCTATCTCGGCGCCGTCGGAGCGAGAGCGTTACGGGAGACGGACGCCGAGCCGGACGAAGACGGCTGGTTGACGATGAAACTGCCCGTGGAACCCGGAGAACCGGCGGTCGGTGAGCTACTGCGGTTCGGCGGGAACCTCGAAGTGCTCGCACCGCCGGAGTTGCGCGAGCGGCTGGCGGAAGAGATCGGGAAGATGGGCGCGCGTTATGGCTGA
- a CDS encoding uroporphyrinogen-III synthase, with the protein MTEVLPLAGFVIGITAARRADELGALFVRKGATVRYGPAIRIVPLADDTELRAATQRLLEDRVDAVVATTGIGFRGWVEAAEGWGLGEELLDRLGKSSLLARGPKAKGAIRAAGLSEDYSPASESNAEVLRHLLDSGVDGQRVAVQLHGEPLPYFVDSLRAAGAEVIEVPVYRWVGPADPGPLDRLLDGVLDGSVDALPFTSAPAVASMLAVAKRTGRLPGIVRALEKRVVAACVGPITAAPLAALGIPTVQPSRSRIGALARTVSDALEARSLRLTAGGRTIELRGQAALVDGQWCDVAPAPMAVLRALAESPGRVFSRRELVSALPDGGEEHAVETAIGRLRSSLGSPKLVQTVVKRGYRLAVDP; encoded by the coding sequence GTGACAGAAGTCCTTCCCCTGGCGGGATTCGTCATCGGGATCACGGCGGCGCGGCGGGCTGACGAGCTCGGCGCGCTGTTCGTGCGTAAGGGTGCGACCGTGCGCTACGGCCCGGCCATCCGGATCGTGCCGCTCGCCGACGACACCGAACTGCGGGCGGCCACTCAGCGCCTGCTGGAGGACCGGGTCGACGCCGTCGTCGCGACGACCGGGATCGGCTTCCGCGGCTGGGTCGAGGCGGCCGAAGGCTGGGGGCTGGGGGAGGAGCTGCTCGACCGGCTCGGGAAGTCGTCGCTGCTGGCTCGCGGTCCGAAGGCGAAGGGCGCGATCCGCGCGGCCGGGCTTTCGGAGGATTACTCGCCCGCTTCGGAGAGCAACGCCGAGGTGCTGCGGCATCTTCTCGATTCCGGTGTGGACGGTCAGCGGGTCGCGGTGCAGCTGCACGGCGAGCCGCTTCCGTACTTTGTGGACAGCCTGCGCGCCGCGGGCGCCGAGGTGATCGAGGTGCCGGTGTACCGCTGGGTCGGCCCGGCCGACCCCGGCCCGCTGGACCGGCTGCTCGACGGTGTGCTAGACGGTTCGGTGGACGCGTTGCCGTTCACCAGCGCGCCCGCGGTGGCGTCCATGCTGGCGGTCGCGAAACGGACCGGACGGTTGCCGGGAATCGTGCGGGCACTGGAGAAACGGGTCGTGGCGGCCTGTGTCGGGCCGATCACGGCGGCACCGCTGGCCGCGCTCGGGATCCCGACGGTCCAGCCGTCGCGGTCGCGGATCGGGGCGTTGGCGCGGACGGTGTCCGACGCGCTCGAAGCGCGTTCGCTGCGGCTGACCGCGGGCGGCCGCACCATCGAGCTGCGGGGTCAGGCGGCGCTGGTCGACGGGCAGTGGTGTGACGTCGCGCCCGCGCCGATGGCGGTACTGCGGGCGCTGGCGGAGTCACCGGGGCGGGTGTTCTCCCGGCGGGAGCTGGTCTCCGCGTTGCCCGACGGCGGTGAGGAACACGCCGTCGAGACCGCCATCGGGCGCCTGCGGAGCTCTTTGGGGTCACCGAAACTCGTCCAGACGGTGGTGAAACGCGGCTACCGCCTGGCCGTCGACCCCTGA